The sequence below is a genomic window from Nicotiana tomentosiformis chromosome 6, ASM39032v3, whole genome shotgun sequence.
atcactaaattcggcacctattaCTATAGCGTAACGTCATTCAgactaaaaaatgttggtgccacttatcaacaccTAGTAATGATGCTAGGTTCAGCCTCTCCGAAGGTACTCTATTCAGAAGAACGTTTGATGGTCAgctcgccatatgcttggggccgggagacaccgaatatgttttgagggaagttcacgaaggcacatgCAAAAACCATTCGGGGGACAGAGtctttggttcgtaagataatcaaaGCTGGCTATCACTGGATCAActtggagaaagatgcgaaggactTTGTACGAAGATGCGACGGCTGTTAAAggcatgcaccaatgatccatcaacccggagagctactacattcggccttgtcaccttggccgttcatgaagtggggaatgaacATTGTCAGTCCCCTGCCgtggcacccggtaaggctcaattcatactgtttatgaccgattatttttctaagtgagtcaaagctcaagcgttcgagaaggtccaagaaaaagaagtcgtcgacttcatttgggaccatataATATGTCGGTTTGGAATACCATCTGAGATagtgtgtgataacgggaagGAGTTCATCGGTAGCAAGGTAAATAAATGTtttgaagaccataagatcaaaaagatcttgtcaacaccctatcaccctagtgggaacgtataggcagaatcaacaaacaagaccatacttcaaaacctaaagaaaaggttgactgatgccaaagggaaatggaaggaaattctgcccgaagtcgtgtgggcataccgtacaacctATAAATATAGTACTGGGCCACTCCGTTTTCATTGGTCTACGATGTTGAAGCACTAATACTGGTCAAAGTAGGAGAACTGAGCCTTAAGTTCCGATATGCAACCGAAGAATCAAACGgcgaggccatgagcacgagcctggaactattggatgaatgGCTCGAGGCCGCcctagtccggttggccgcccagaaacaacggatagaaaggtattacaaccaaagatccaacctccgacacttcattATCGGGGACTTGTTGTTAAGAAAAGTGACATTACACACCcagaacccgaacgaagggaagttggggCCAAATTGAGAAGGATCACATCGAGTCATCGGGATTACCGATAAAGGCTCGTACAAACTGGAAGCAAGAAACGGTGCACAACTACCGAACAGCTGGAACGTCACACACTTAAAGCAGTATCACTGCTAAGGTACAATCTCTTTCACCCTTTTATAATATTGCGaatcggactaacacttgcaggcaaaaACCAAAGGAGAATGTGACCATTAGGTATGAAAgtatgcgttgtactcttttttccttgaaccaagtttgtcccaaatgggtttttcgacaagttttttaatgaggaaatagtaaatcgtgctaacgTAGAATCGAAGACCGGTTTTAAATCGGAGTTAATGGTCTCATCAACAATATCTGAGCCCTCTCAAGAttgacctcgaatactaggggccaTGAACTTTGGGTCAAGcttcttagcaaggaaagaaggaaATTTTGTGCTTAACAGCctaggctcggtggttaggatttattttaagggccaaacggtcaagtgcACCGTACCCGCGTAGGCCACCTTAGCCATAATACAAGATTTTACACTTTTTCAATCTTGTGCTTTACacatagaaatgaaagaaaattgctACCTTGCTATTACATATTTTTGCCTCTTAAAACATCGAGCCTAAGGGTTATCCTTATTCGGGGACtatcaagcccaagggctacccctatccgagcccaagggctacccccactcggggactattaGCCGAAATAAGTTCGGGCAGCTCAGGTTATCAAAACCTcaaggcacaaaacctattaggtagtgccTAAATCTAAAAGGCTACGACCGCCCTAAAAAATTGCTCGGAGATGTCTGAAGCCTGTAATCAAAACGTATGGCcttcaataaaaattcaaaatctgccaaaaggttaccctcggcaaagaCATCATATAAGAACACTTAAGCATCTTGGGAAAACTTTCGGTCACTCCGAGTTTTCAAAAGTTTCGAGCAAAAATTGCATCGAGGTCAGGTTCTGTTCGGAACCTCCGAAAAATAAATGACTTATTACTATGTTTGATTCtgtgctaaggcattagaaataCTTGTAATTATAAAAAGATGCTAAAATAGTAGAGACTTGAAACTGCCAAAAGaggaaattttatatatttcgGAATATCTTTTCAAAGGCCCAACTAAAACGGCCTCAAAATGAACAAAAAATATGTACACAATACAAAAACTAAAAAATCTTAAGGCATATACGTTTGGTCTTCACCGGAGCCCGATTCGTCACCAGAACCATCGGGATCTTCGGATCCTTCAGAGCCCTCAGAACCCTCCACGCCTTTGGGCTTGGATAACTTCTTCGCCTCGGCCTCAAGTCATTTTGCCTCCTCGGTCTCGGTCGACAGGTCAGAGcctcgggcatggatctcttcgaggatCTCCCTTCGAGATACTCGCCTCACATATTCAGTATTGGTCTTCAGGCGGGCCTCGACTGCTTCGACATCGGTCTTGTACTGGGACACCATCTCGTCGGCATCGACTGAGGTTATCTCCATCTTGGACCTCTTTGCTTCGAGGTCTTTACCAAGGACATCCCGTTCTGCGGTGGCCGAGCTCAGCTGTGCTCGAAGATCCTCATTTAGTTGAGCCTGTTTATCATCTTTCTCCTTCGCCCCCCGAAGTTGAACCTCTACCGAAGATAGTTTTGCCTGGGCATTTTCTTTCTTCGAGGCCAGCATATCCATCTTGATTTTCCACCCATCGGCCATGACTTGGATTTTATCCATCTCCTTTCGGAGTAGGTCGATCTTCTGCTGGACCTGCGAGGTATTGTCATTAGCCACTACGACCGGTTCCTCATTTCtaacttcaaagacctttacTTTTTCAACCAAGTCGGCATGCTCCCGCCTTAGGACCGATGCTTCTTTCTGAGCACCATCTAGCTCGGCCTAAAAGTTCTTAATGGCCCCTTCTTATTGCTCCCTGAGAAGCTTGTACATATCCCTTTTCTAGGCAAGCTCCTTGACCTCGAGTTCGAGCTAATTGACTTCGACCTGGTACTGAAGGAAGCTCTCGTGAAGTAGTACCAAGGCCtgcaaaaacataaaaaatgtgAGAAATATCAAAACTTAATTAAAGTTCAAAGGAAcgtaatgatgccttacccggCTCAGCGCCTGCTGCGCCTTATTGAAGAGGCACGACACGTtcacctcattcatttttgccTGATCCTCCTCGGTCACTAGGTATCGTAGGTAGCTAGCTATCCCTATGGGAGCAGACAGGACCCGGTCATCCTCTGGGACGGTTAGAATAATTGATCGCTTGCGACCGGGGTCCACACTCGGAGCAGGGAATTGGTTGATCAATTTCGGGCTCGAACTCGTCCTACCAGCTTCCGAGGATGTGTTTTTCTTCGTAACTTCCATGTCGCTCAGCCCAGAAAAATCTTCCTAAACAGACGAGTCCACACCATCAAAAAATGAATGAAGGGGATCGTCCGCACCATGGACCCCTTCATTGAACTTCTCCTTTCCTGCTTGGGCCTCTTCAAGCATAGACTCGGCGTAAAAGGGCGTCCTAAAATCTCTATTATACCGGGTGCTTTCTTTGGAGCGGAGCCAGCATCCTGGGGAGTCCCACCCCGGGTCTCCATATCAACCTCTCGAGTATCCCCCTCGAATGTCGCTTGCCCCTCGGGATGGGTCATCCCATGGGTAACGAAAATGAGGTCTTCCTGCGTCTCGTCCTTGAGCTGGAGAAGAGAATCAGAGTCTGGCACCCGGGAGCTAGAGCTCTTCCCGGGCTTGCGAGCCACcctcttctttgttttctttgcCTTAGGGCCTAAGGATCCCAAAAGTTtcctcttccttttcttttttcctccACGGCAGCCCCGGGCTGGAGGGATCAACGGACAAGAACGCGTCCTCGTCCCCTTCCAAAGGCCTAAGTTTGGTGGTATTAGGCAAACCTGCAACAACAAAGGGGAAGGATATTCAGTATGATGAAAGTTAGAAGCATCGTATTAAATATTCAGAGATAGGCCTTACAATGAGAACGAGCCTCCTATCGGCCCTTCGAAAGCCCACGCCATGTGCACTTAGAATATGTCATCCATGTACTGATGCTCTCAATCCATTCCCTTAGCCAAGGGATTGAATTTGGAACTCGGGCGACGGCTGCACAACCACAAGTATGAATGAGAAgggagaaataaaataaaaataaaaataaaaaaaaatttacgCTTAAGGAGAGACtgcacttacgagatgcattccacttctcagggaaatGCATGAACTCAGGGGGAATCAAGTCTTCGAACTTCACCCGAACGAAGCGTCCCTACCAGCCACGGTCTCGATCTTCGTCAATACTCGAAAATGGGGCCTTTCTGGCCTAGTGAGTAAGCCTGATCAGCCCCCCTCGATAAATTCGGGGACTGTGTAAACAAAGTAGATGATCGATCGTGAACTGACGAGACTCGGTCTTGTTCACGAAGTAGCGAaggaggatcatgatcctccaAAGAGATGGATGGATTTGCCCGAGGCACACCTCATACCTCTCGCACATATCCAGAACAATCGGGTCCACCGGGCCCAGTGTGAAGgtataagtgtaaacacttaagtacccctcTACGTGGGTAGTAATGGCGTCCTGGAGCACGAGGACTACCAAAACCACAGGATGAACGTCTTCGGTTATGGAGCATATGTACCTTGATACTCCTTCACCCCGGTCCTGTTTGCATGAGGGTTTATCGACCTTAAAGTTGTCTACAATTGAGCAGCCCTCGGGAATAAACACTTTCAAGAGAAGCCGTTTTGAGGGGAACTACTTCAGGAGCAGCCGTCTCAGTACCAGTGGCTGGTTGGGAAGATGAAAAGGCAACTTGTTGAGGAACAAATTTTGATGCTTTAGCCATTTTTATCTGGGGAAGTTTGAAAATTTAAGGAAAGAAGATGAAGGTTTGAAAAGACAAGTTTGAAGGATGAAGAAcaaagtatgaagatttgaaggaaatcTGGGTAAAATCCTGAAAATCACTATGAAAGTTGAAGAACAAGGATGGAgatatgaaggtttggaagagGTTTGGTGATAGCTGGAAAGCTCGAAGGTAAAATATTGGTCGAAAAGTAGGAAAAGAACGAAGGATCGAAGCTTTTACAGGGAAACAGGCGACGCTTCACATTCGGAGGCAACCAGCCTATGAGCGACACGTGTCCGAAGTTAGAACGACGCGACTAATGGCACGTTTTGGCTCCTTCGTCGTAATGTACGGAGGAAGAACCGGAGAACATCTATCGTTTCGCATCGTTTCGGCAAAACTACTCTATgagaaacaaggggactatctgtatatgggtaAAACCGAGTCTAATGAACACTCCGATTTCCCGGTGAGGCAAACGAAGCAAGAACGTGACTGTAAGGAATCAGATTTAGAGCCAGGAGCCTCTCGTATCAGGGGTCCGGATCCAAAGTATGGTCTTTTTGGACTCAAACAACAAAAATAGGTAAAAATAACTACTGActaccattttatatatagcgcggttattcaccacactataccttaacggcacgtttgtccgttaaggtatagcgtggTGAATAACCGCACTACCTGCCCCATCAATAATTCATCTTAACTTTACTAACACACCAATAATTGAGGGTATAGCGCATGCAGTGTACGCGCTACATATATAGTGCCTATTATGCATTCGTTATACCTTACCCGGGCtagtttttttcttatttaaggagtttcagaATTTTGTAAATATCTATTCAGGATCCTTGAGGTCTTTCGAAATATTTGTTTGTTAAGTTATTTTGTAGTTTGTCATAATGTCCgaagagcgaaaaattagggtttcattatattggggggcgAGGTTGTGGTAGAGAATAAGTCAGtacgctatagttgttctccaccgtgtcatgttaagttgccacttacaatggagtatgatCGATTGGTAtcattgttatgtaaaaaaatgagtgtgagcaaacgttcggttaatattaaagtaaccaAAAAATATTCGATTCTTACTCcacaaggggttgcttgttatgttgagtttaacatcgaagacttTGAAACTCtgacagattttttgaggactccggatgaatactgggaacttcttgtgataaaaatattggaaatgtacgtcaaggctgaagacaTTCGCAATATTTAGGTTCCGCAAAatagggatatccctcaatcatcgggtggtttttttggagcagttttatctGAACAGGTTCcaggtgaaagagtttggccagatctaaacttatctccgcGGGAGAATAAGGAGCGATgacataatttctccccaagtttacataatccacaagtcgagtggtaaacttcaatttttctttgtgttacaatgtttatttttatgtattgtatttgtattaacactcatatattccaccaGGGTTACCGGTCAGATaagaattttacaagttatgagccAACAGACAGTTAGAATATGCCttgttttggtgtgttggatcatggtggtttATCTGAGAGTCATCAGCAACAGGATAATatgcatcatgggatatcaacggATTATGATTTGTATgttaagtgataaagtttatatgtaatgtttggatgaatttgagaaactcattttATTGGTTATGCAGTGAAAACAAGCAACTTGAAGGTCATATCCTTAAACGGCAGATGCGCAGAGTCAGGAAGATAATAGTGATTATAACAACAATATTAATGAgcctggagatgacacacccttccctgatgagggtgatgatgatgaggacgagaatgatgaacctgatttaacgagggagcatgctctacctcccgttagaccaagagtgtacgagtcccatggGCCATTTCATTCAAGAGATATTACCTACCTTGATCAGTTACCAAGTATgacggatgtggatgccctcacaagggatcttgatgaaattcggacagcaatgtgggatgaatctagagcaacggtgatgtcaaagaatatgctttttgctgataaagcgcgcctaagcacAGCGGTGCGAATGCACAACATAAAAAAGTGTCGTGAGATcatggttcatgagtcatcttcgGAAGTATTTGTCGTAGAAGGTTTCTAGCttgtaattggatgctgcgtgcgagaaagttgaaaacaaatatgtggattgTGGGGAAATACACTGGAACCCAcacttgtgaaatggacacatacagtgggaatcattttaacttgaatgatgacttgatttctcttgtcttgattccacacattgaagcgtccataaggtataagatcaaagagtgtataacatctgtccaccaggtatatggatgtatcattaccaaaagaaaggcatttctcgggcgtaaacatgcgtttgaaattatttatggtaactgggataagtcctttgccGCTCTACCTATACATGgatgcattgcaacactttaaccccgggacggTTGTTTAATGGAAGCTTGAGCGAAGTTCGGGAATACCAGAatacatattcagatatgtgttctaCGCATTTAAACCaaccattgatggttttgtgcattgtcgactggtaatatccatagacggcactcatgtctatggaaagaatgatattaagttgttgatcgccgttgcagtagatgctaatggaagtttATGTCTCCTAGAATTTGCTATTTGtcccaatgaaagccaagagacgtagacattatttttgaaccacttgaaggaacGTGTTATCAAAcaacgttcaggtatttgtctaatatcatatcggcatggtggtattttaagttctatACAGAATTTGTGTGCATGgaaggaaccgtatgcctaccactgtTACTGTGTTAGGCACTTGAAAGCCAACTTCCAGAGGGCTTATCCGAACAAAGACTTACATGATTTAAtatggatggctgcaacagatcaccaagagtgtaaattcaagAGGCGAATGGAATTGATTAGGCAGGAAGACCCAGAAGCCTATCGTTgattgatgcgacatgagcttcacAAGTGTACTTTGAATAAGGATGGTGGTAGAAGATGGGGAAttttgactacaaatgtgtcagagtctttcaacgggttattgaagtctgcacgtggattaCCTGTCACTGCCATgatgcggatgtcattcaagcagatggcggagaggtttattgaaagatctagaggtgcatcgtcattgatggaaaggggtgttgaatttatgccacaaccaatgaaatgatttgagaaatataggaagcgagcacagtggcattcatttttgcagtattgcagcgagcgaaatatttttgaaattcgcACCGGCCTTCATCACAAATGCGGGAATAATACACACATCGCCAATGAATCTAGAAGAATTTGCTCCTGTGAAAAATGGTCAATCTATCACTTTccatgctcacatgccatgaagtgctttcaacatacaagTTTCGCGGCAACgaggtacgttgataaagaatatagtgttgttgcatacttaaacacctatagtggacagTTGCAGCATGTGGGTGCTGAGTATTATTGGCTGCCAGAACCATTTAAAATAgtgtgtaacaaggattatgtGCGTCAACGGTAAGTGTAAAAAAGAACGCGGATACATAACCAAAtagatgttggtgataccgtttatgggCGTAAATAAGGCATATATTCCCAAACATGACACGACCGTCGTAACTttccttcagctggtttgggaAGCGGTGGTAATTCAGCTACAGGTGGCAGTTCATCCAATGTGCCTAATTATCGAGGATAAACGTAGTGTTTTATTGCAGTATTTATGCTGTACTAAATGTCTGTAAATATTCAGTTTGCtaattttatgaaataaaattatgtttccaatggggttaaatctaattgatatttagcattaaagattcaatacaacaatttaacatacaccccaagaaataaataacaattttcATTCGCCATTATCGTCACTGTCTCGCACTATTCTTTTTGTCAatatcttcatcttcttcgtcaacatCTTGTACGCACCCTTCCCCACCAAGGGTATCGTAATCTAGGCCCTAGTTGACACACATTTCTCATATTTCAATgatatcatcaataataccacTTGGTTGATTTCTAAAACAATATGAGACTCGTACGTCCAACGTCTGTGGTAAaaacttaggtagtccctcccactcgacAACTGTTGGGAAAACAGGATAATCATTGTCTTTATGCAATCTTTCATTTTCTAATAAATCCCAATGCCGATCCTCCGTTCCTTTcaggtagttaagatcatccattgcatgatgaacggctagtgccttttccatctctagaatctccttcattaaatgccgaatcacttctggttcatctttgtgtgtgtttgtttggaaggttgcGGACAGTGCTTGTGGTACAATAAGCCATGCTAGTGacatagtacttcataatcatatcattttgagtaaaggggaacccattgtagtttttcGCCCCGAATTTgcataccttcaggctttgtagaatgcgcttcgccctcaataatgtgccctgcaactttgagatcagAGTGTATATTTATAGGCTTATTTTCCAAGGGACGTAGAACACCATATCACTTTTCATCAACAAAATTAGTATAGCAACCTAGTATATTTTTTAAGGTAGGGATCGATTGTGTTATGACGTGTTCCATGTGGATCTATTGAACTACCATCACCTTTTTGCCTCTTCTTAAACCACTTATTATATGTTAGTGGCATTTCTGAAATGAATATTATAATGGTTCTTCAAATGGTCTTTGAATACTGATCTCTTGGTTCAACTTAAGAAGAACTAAACTACACAAACTTGTATATTAAACGTAGCGCATCACCGATATGCGTTAAGTGTATagtcatgtcgacctgaaaaagctgttattgatacccaattttgccctcatattttttcacatagtatatatactttcaaaatatcattttgcattattACCTAATTTAAAAGGGTTATGTAAGTactttctataattttctataatttttaaagcttttaaaattgattttttcttgcattttaattattcaaaatatttattactccctgttattttgtgatgacttaatcatccaaatttattatttacacccacatGTATCTtctaaaatattattacttcatttcacataattatatttgtatttttgagctatttacgTAATTTTGTAATAAcagcctatattctatacatgaccgtatttattatattatttatactaaaatagcatttcttatatttttataaaattaagttattatttttaagtattttactgcataaataatattttttattatctactaatcatttttataatttattttggatgaatttcatgtatttaatttatagcccaattttgagctaattttcggaccaaaaccTTGGCCAAATACCCCTTAACACAATGTCAGCAGCCCATTACCCTATACCCATCTCCTGCCCTGCCCCACTTCCCCTTTAATCATGGCTGTTGATCTtagatgatcaacgacccatagtGGCCCTTCCCATTTCCTTATATCTTCCTCACCCAAACCCTAGAGACACTTCCGCCTAATAGtcgcccctaaatcctctctacCCTCTTCATatctgagaaaccctagccgccgtaTCTCCGAATCTTCTCCAAATCTGACCCcaaaatggaatcaatccatgattcTCTTACCCTATATGCAATATCTCGTTGTTTCTTACAAGACTATggtattacatagtacttgccCCATTTTTGGCAAGTACCGATCTCCCAAATCAAGTGCCATCACCTTCAACCTTTGAGACTTAGACGATATTTAATCTGGATACACTCACTACCAGActatatgggtccgattcaaTGATATTTCGACCATCCGTGTTCTCCTTTTGAACTAGGGTTTTCCCGattttctcctaaattgattctgaGTGATTTTGCATGCCTCTCTTTCCTTACTTGTGTTTAATGGACTGTATTTACTTATTTTGTGTGTTGatctttactactatataaatccATCCCCAATTTCCCCTTGTGGAGACTCGAATCGCTAAAAAAAGCTACTACTGTCTTTCTTATTCTCGCATTACACTATTCTGAAACTTAAACTCTTggccggttgaaagccaaggccatcagAATTTGATTATTTAACCTTTcttagtgcgagcactgcccgaGGTTTAtccgaaacccttgggaactctaacGCACTGAGATTTTGGGGTTCTATTGTTCGTTCTGCTACTGATGTTCGAGATATTGctgaaattgttctttgtttattcATTTGTCAATTAGTAACTGGTAAGTACCTATGATCCTTGCAATTTCATTCTCTTTCGCTTGAATTCCTGTTCTGCATATCTATGTTTCTAAGATTCTTTTTATGAATCGACATGCTATTGTATGCTCTGAAGTTCTTCTTGAGGCTATATACCTTCTAGTAATCGAATTTTCCTACTTGTTGCCTTAATCCTGTTTACATAGGACTGTTTGCTTTACTATTTGTGTTCGAATGCTTATTATTGTTCATTTTGAGTTTAATTTATTGCTTTCTTCTGTATCATGCCTAGAACATGTTCTAATTCCTATTAAATCATTCGTGTGCAATTTAATATCTTCTAGAGTTAACCCCTGATCATGTTATTAGCCTAAACGTGCTACTCGTAAACTAATGTGTGTTCCCCACCTTGTCCTATATCTTTGTGATAAATCAATGCTTGTGTTTCagaccttgttgagttattcttgtccAACCTGCTAAGTTTCAGATGCTATACTGATTAGCTAAGGCATGTTTCCATCCCATTTAATATCTAATGTCTGTTTGATTTGTTAATCCTATGTCTTCAACATTGCTTCTAGGGCAAATTTCTATGTTAGCTTTTTCTCTTATGTCCGGGTAATtggtatgagttattatgcttgccTGTCCTATTCCTCTTACGTTGATATGCTTTCATGAGTTCTTTGGATTTTGGCACTGCTGTGGTCTACTGTAGACCATGCTATTAAATTGTTGTTGTACTGACTGTGATCATATTAGGCTCCCATGTTAGAAATCTTCATGTGAAATTGCTATCCTTCTAACTATAACTACTATGATTAAGGCTCATATGTCTAAAGTCTTTTTGACTAATTCTGGTGAATATCTTATGCTAAACTTGATTTCTAGGAACTTagcatgtgtgtgtgtgtttacccTATTAACCCAATAGACATGCTTCTTAAGTCCTCCTAATGTGTGATTGTGTACAACATGTTATACCCTTTCCTTTGTTGAATGATTGCTCAATATGATGTTAGTTTACTATGTCAACTTGCTATGTTAAAGCTGGTTCTTGCTAGTCCACCTAGTTGGCATGATTCAAACCCTCTTGTTTGATCAATCTTTTTCCCTTAGCTTCTAAAAAACAAGTGCCTATATGTTTATGTAATCGTGTCCCTATGAGGTATTATAGAGTTTAGAATTGTCAATTGGTTGCCATGTATGGTTCCTCCATCTAAGCCTGGTATGAGCCCATGTGTGGCCTCGAGTTATGCAATTGATAGACTCTCCTATTTGAGGTGTGCTTGGATCTGGCTCTACTATTCGCATGAAAAGTGAGCTTGCTGAAGGCCCAGGCAGTACTGGGTTATTTCTCTTTTGGGCCTGCTCTGTTTATTGAGCATGTAGTCCTTCAGTATGTAATATTTGCACTTGTATTCATtgttttgggcctgtaataatttataaataaaacaGATGGAAAATTAGTGAAAATGGGGTTGGGGTGTTCTAATgcttgcataaaagggtagaaaacatgcctataaggtCTATGTGTTCTATTTGCTATTTCGTTTAGCATGCCTTATATGTATTTAGTGTGTTGCACAccaatagaaatcatgcctatagcaATCACGCACACACTGCACTTAACTTGTCAAACATGTTGGCTCAAGTAATTGCTACGCTTGTTTTCATGTGCACTACTAAACGCTTTAGatggcatgcctataggatacaataacaCATGTTTGCTAATGTCCATCTAGATACTATGTCTATAGGGTttcaattaatcaatcaatcaactacttCTATTGCTCTTAGCACGTTGCTCctttagatatcatgactataagaTTTTAATCAACTAATCGATTACTTTGTTACATCATCGCATTGCCACACTTAGACAGTATGCCTATAAGGGTAAAGTATATAAAATCAATTACAGTTGTTTACtactagaaatcctgcct
It includes:
- the LOC138894768 gene encoding tropomyosin-like, giving the protein MDKIQVMADGWKIKMDMLASKKENAQAKLSSVEVQLRGAKEKDDKQAQLNEDLRAQLSSATAERDVLGKDLEAKRSKMEITSVDADEMVSQYKTDVEAVEARLKTNTEYVRRVSRREILEEIHARGSDLSTETEEAK